In Conger conger chromosome 5, fConCon1.1, whole genome shotgun sequence, the DNA window cagcaaacaggaacaatgaggataatccaaaacggGGTCGTGAtcacaggcgaagggtcgaTAACAGACAGGCAAAGCAGACAAAAATAGAATCCTAAAACAAAAGTCGAAAAGCCAAACGGGTTGATAAACTACAGTTCCAAATAAGACTGAGGGGAAAAGCAAAATGTGGAAGTCATCAGATAATACCGCTGGAAGGTACGTTTGAAACACATAATCTGGCAACGtactgaacaaacaaaggggtttatgTAAGACACATAACAAGAAGGAATGGtaatcaggtgtggggaaacaatcaggaagtgaaaaggcaggtgaaacgaataacaACAAATGAACTAACTGACAGGTTGACTTCGGTTAGCACGGAGggtaaaacacagaaatgcGATGCACATagacaaaaaactaaacagcGGAAACACGAAACCTGACAACTCAACATTATTACTTGTATAAATCAGGCAAATGCACTTCAATGTTCTCCTACGTTGTCTGTCTGGTTAAATTGGAGTGTAGTATGCAATGAGGCTAAACACTAATTGTCCAGTGTGGAGGGCAGTGGGTAATGACATTAAGGTGGAGAGTAAtattgtgtgttctgtgcagaGTTAAGCATGCCAGGCTTCACAACACCGCTCTGGAGGAGAAACTGGAGCGTGTGACGGAGTCAGCGGTCAGCATGGAGGAGAAGTCCGCGGAGTTGGAGCAGATGttgagggaggaggagcagactGAAAGAGTAAGTACGGTCATCCTGGGTTATCCCTCTGAGATGGGGGTGGAATGATATGCTCTTctgttaaaatgtgtgaaaatatttttcaccaTTTCCAGTGTGTATTAAGCACAATAATATTACAATCACAATAAGattcatatgtacagtatgaaagTATATGTACAGTAAGAGTATCTTCTGTAGTAAGAATATAATCGGTTTTGACTCGATGAGAAGATGTAAACCTTTAACTGTTATCCTGCTTTTCATGTTGTGTCGTGTTTGCTTCCCAGGAGATTGATTCCCAGCTGAGTGAGAATCAGAAAGTGCTCGCTCGGCGACGGCAGGAGCTACAGGTGCTCCAGTCCAAGGAGAAGACCCTATTGGCTGAGATTTCCGGGAGTCGCGCCACCCTCTCCAACCTCAACAGCCGGTTGGACAAAATGGAGCGCAGCTCTCTAAGACAGCAGGAGATGATTTACAATAAGGCAAGGGATCTGCCCATATCCAGTAACCTTCATCTGAAAAAGATGACCCTGTATTTAGTAGcctctttaaaaacattatCATCTCCTCAGTGACCTCTTTACAGGTATTACACCCTGACCAGTGACATCCTTAGACAGGCCAGCCCCTTCTCAGGAACCTGCTTTATTGGATCATTCCAGTGGCCATAACGGAACTAGGCATGTTGACTAAACAGTATcaggcacatacatacattgtaACCTTATATATTTAGGATGAGCATGTTTATGACAATATTATACCTGCCATGAGTCAATGCCTGactatggctgcccactgctcctaagcaATTTgaatgggtcaaatacagagggCACATTTTGTTGCCTTAGCAGGCAATGACaatcacaaataaatgaataaataaataaaggatgtTATTTTACTTTTGCAATGCATTCCCAGTAAGCACTTAAGAACTTTGCAGTCAGTCCCAGCTGTCAGTTAGCCAGCACCTGACAGCTGATACCAGCTGAACTGCCTCCACTCAGACTGCTGTGGGGCCAATTTGTAAATGTCAGTGGCAACACCTAATGGACACCGTTTACTGACAGCCCAGCAAACGTACAGGTCAGCTTTGATATTTAACAAAGACATACAGTGACTtaaagtaaatgtaaaacaaactCACCCCCTAAATACCTACAGTAATTATGAAGGACCACTGATGTAAAAGATGTCACTGATGTCAAAATTTTAATGATCTTCATTAAAAATCTCAAGGCAATAAAGTTATGTTTGGCAGTATGGCTCTGTTCTGGAAGTCCTCCCAACTGGCCATACAAGCGTGATAGGTCAGGCGGGCAGCAGCAAACCACCCAGAACggtaaacacagaacagatctgGCCGCAACAGGATAGATTTATTTGTACAGGATAGGTTGACAGCATACTGTAACTTTggatgtgggaggaaacccgagTACCCGgcagaaacccacgcagacatggggaggatatgcaaactccacaagGCCCAGATCGGATTCGAACCTTCTTGCGAGAGAGCTATCCATTGCACCGCTCTGCAGcccaaaaatgtactgtaataaatACATGAGGTAGAGGGGTTTTAGACTAGTAGTCTACAGTGAGCATAAATACAGGAGGAAGGTTTAGCATGACAGCATGCTGCAGCTTTCATGCAGGAAGAAGAGCCAATTAGTAAGGGGAAGCCGTTTAAACCGGCTGCCCTGACATGTGAATGCACTGTGATGAGCGAACATCACTAATCAGCTGAACCATCAGCTGATTCAGCAGGAGACTGGCTTGTCTCTCATggcctgcctgcctgcatgATGCTCTACATGTAACACGAATCTATGATGCTGGTTTTCAGTACAGCGACCTTCAACAGACTGGTTGTATAATTGGCCTGGCTTAAATACCCTTGGCCTTGATGCACATGTCCATCTTATCTGTGAGGTCCCATCTCTTTCTGACAGGATCACATACAGTAGGTTTTGTTTATCAACATTATATACATGCTTAACTATGCGTACAGAACAAACCTGAACCCATCATATATGAATCGTTGCGTGTTTGACAGGAGTTCCAGATTCAGCTTCTGGAGAGAAAGCTGTCCAGGATGAGGGGGGAGGCGAACACAGAGGAGGAACAGGCCCTGAAGAAGAAGGAGGCCGAACTGGCCGCTGCCCtggaagaggagaagaaaaccGCCAAAATGCTGGCGCTGCAACTGAAAAAGCTTCAGGTGCTCCACAGTGCGCTTTGTTAGTTGTCAGAGCTagcctgaatttttttttacattaaaaatagcCAAAAAGGTACAACCTTAAGTTGTATAGACAGAAATTGGTGAGTATAATACTGAAGACTGGCTGtggtcttgtttttttgttgtctacATTGTTGTCCTGGCTGTCCTATGAGAGACACTTTGCACTCATTTGTCCGTTTGCTTTTCCCATGTTAAAGCAGCCTTCCTCTTGGTTTCAGGATGAGATTTACTGCGCAAAGAAAGAGACGGAGAAGACTGGGGCTCAGAAGAGAGACCTGACGGTGAAGATTGaggagctgaacctcttcaatGACATCTCTGACAAGGAACTAAAGAAACTGCGTTTCAAAAAGGAGGtgaggaggagaaagaagaaggaAGTGGATAGAAATGTCCTCCCCATTCTGCTCTCAAAGATCCCTAGGGCACTACAAATTAAAACCCAGGGAAAACATTTGGTTCTGGACACCAAGTGTATACAAACCGGCCCTGTAAAGCCTGTTgactgcatgtgtgcttgttagAGGCTCAGGTTAATCTTCAAATATGCTTAAATTCGTGCCAAGCCAAAATTCCTGACACATTGCAATGCCAACAGTTTGTTCTGTTCTCTGTGACAATACCAGTGCATTTAGTCAAGTGATTGGTATGCTCACCTGCTGGTATGCCAACATCAAACCTGTTGCTTGGAAAACCGATCCATTGGTGTCAGACCTGGGTTAcatatatgtaattgttttggattcaaatacttttttcattttacattatacattttagtcatttggcagacgcttttaatccaaagcgatttacaagtacatcctcttccacaggttaaagcatcaaactagccataactagtaaaatacacaaggGCAAAAAGACAACAGTCATAAGTGCAATTGTATGATATatctatatacacacagtactgtgcaaaagttttaggcaggtgtgaaaaaatgctgtaaaataagaatgctttcaaaaatagaaatgttaatcgtatatttttatcaattaacaaaatgcatgaacagaagtgaataaacagaagaaaaatctaaatcaaatcaatatttggtgtgaccaccctttgtcttcaaaacagcataaatTTTTCTAGGTTTACTTGCACACaatttttgaaggaactcggcaggtaggttgttccaaacatcttggagaacaagccacagttcttctgtggatttaggcagcctcaaatgcttctgtctcttcatgtaatcccagacagactcgatgatgttgatatcagggctctgtgggggctataccatcacttccaggacgaGTTCTTCTTTACGTTTACGAGTCGCTTGGCCTTAtttccacatcggaggtatggctttttggccgcaattcttccatgaagaccacttctgaccagagtTCTTCACACAATAGATgagtgtacctgggtcccactggtttctgccaattctgagctgatggcactgctggacatcttccgattgagaagggaagtaagcatgatgtgtctttcatctgctgcataagtttccttggctgaccactgcatctacggtcctcaacgttgcccgtttcaaTATgtttcttcaacagagcttggacagcacatctagaaacccctgtctgccttgaaatttctgcctgggagagaccttgctgatgcagtataactaccttgtgtcttgttgctgtgctcagtcttgccatggtgtaagacttctgacattaaactgtcttcagtaacctcaccttggaagcagagtttggctgttcctcacccagttttaaccctcctacacagctgtttctgtttcagttaatgattttgtttcaatctacattttaaattgatgatcattagctcctgtttggtataactgattaatcacacacctgactatatgcctacagaatctctgactttgtgcaagtgtacctagaagaattgatgctggtttgaaggcaaagtgtggtcacaccaaatattgatttgatttagatttttcttctgttcactcactttgcattttgtcaattgatagaaataaactattaacatttctatttttgaaagtattcttctttttttttaaagatattttttaggcctttttcagctttattagactgtatagtatagagagacaggaagaatgggagtgagagagggaaagacatgcgagatatgcgatatatatatatatatatatatatatatatatatatatatatataatttttttaagattgatttatttatttattgggttagacaagagggatatcagaagggggggaggaaatctggagggaggactaaggtatagtttgaaaaggtgtgtttttagtctgcgtcgaaatatggggagggattctgctgtcctgacagtggtaggcaggtcattccaccactgaggaaccagaacggaaaacaggtgtgaatgtgcagcttgactgccaggtgctcgtagtgagtgAACCACAAGGTGACCAAAGCTGGtagaccagagtggtcttgctggggagtaggaAGCGATTAAAcattgtatgtaaagtggggcagtcctcttagcagcctgaaatgccggcactagggccttgaagcggatgcgtgcggcaataggaagccagtggaggccaatgaggagcgggatGACATGAGCCAACCAGGGCTGACTAGtggctgggtggctttctcgttcaggagatgacggatacggcgtgtATTGTAGAGGAAGGACCTGCacgttctggcagtggaggatacatgtggagaggtggttatcaagagtcaccccaagattcttggctgtATGGGAGGATGATGGAAGGTTCATTTTTTGTGCTCGATTGACCTTGCCTGGAGCAATTTGGtgcaagaggaccagaaggcggggtttgcacttttcgaGAGCATTTCATAGTTTCCAATATACCAGTCAagctctgtaaaatgtaaataagtatttgaatccaaaacgattatgcatttgacccaggtctgataggTGTGTTCGGACTTTAACTGCACCTGTTGTACTTTGGAAGGACACCATGGTGGAAAACAACATTGTGAAACTGGAGGTGAAGCACATGCGGGACCTGCTGTACAACAAGGCGGACGGCGTCCTCTCCCtggagaagcagcagcagcggcTCCAGGCAGCCATGAGGGAGCGAGAGGTGGAGATTAACATCCACCGGGAGATGCTTCAGAAGCAGATGAAAACTGCTGACCAGGAACGTCAAAAACTCAGGTAAGCTGGGGAGCCATTCAGGACTCCAGTCACCTGCATCGATGATAAATATTTGCTGAATTCAGTGCTTGGTTGAgagttttttttgtggtgggatGAATACTTATACCCATATCAAGTgatcaaatgttttaaaaatggtaAGGTAAAACAATTTGATGACCATTCATTTTAAACGACATGTTGCTTGTAATATATAGTCTGATGGAGCATTGTGCTCTGTTATATTACAGATAGTAACAGTAAAAACTGcacattttgattggctgagacaCATTCCATACAttgctgatatacagtacaacagCACTTGGAACTCATCATCAGGAACTCAATTGAAAGGTCACCCGGATCGGTCATTTGCTAGCTACATCTTAACTTCAACAAAGTGGCTCCATTTGATAAAATTACGTGTCATCTATTCCACCAAATTATTTAAGGATAATATTTGGACCACAATTATGATATTGAGCCTGCTGTTCCTATCTAGTCACTGTGTTTTTTCGGAGAGATACAGCAACATAACAAACTGCAACCAGTCTAGCACTCCAACCTTAGTCACACCCAACAAGttcatgttatgtttctgtgttctgtctgttagtttatcattgtttattatcgttattcttgtaatttattatttttcaaattcatgtctggtgttctgtctTTGCACCCgccttcccctgtgatgtctgagtctgaatgtttacgagcccagtcactcccctgtctgcgtgccccactatttgggtgtttatggtagttccggggttcaaccttccttccaatcttgcattccttacttcctgctttctctccatttcatgtttgtacacagCACTAATCCCATACTAACCCATACTAATCcctatactaatcccaactaacatagaatttgtgcagtactaattatactaacacactaatatgtttgtcaaactaacaaactaacattaaCTAGTTtggggtatttgtaatttaaatcacttaacctgattctctgcaattgtctactccatagtccggagccgtttgtattacatgtgtgtctttgtgaatccagtccgcgttttcgtttccccctcgttattgtgctattaccctttcatgtgtctcacctgatgttctgTTGTTAGACcgtcctcactcccatgccccgcctagtttgccTCATTCCCctatgtatttatacctgtccatttcagttgcaccttgctagttcgtcttgtcctgtttttgagtccttgtttgttttcctgagccttgtttgttttcccgAGCTGTGTTTGTTTGCCCTTGCCCTGTTTCTTGttggatttcctgtgtttgacccctgcctgctttttggactcttctgttggatcaacctctgtacttttgcctgtggtctgaccccctggtttttgatcttttgcctgtttgtgactacgctctatctgccccttcacctgctagtaaacctgccattttccacacccctgtgtctgcttctggttcctctgtcctccccgccgtgaCAGATTGAGTTTCAATAACCCCTGCCCTGCACTCCTACTTTAACAACTGTACAGTCAATGGAAACAAACAGTTAAATGTATAGCTATAACAACCAACAGTGATACTATCTCAGTCGCGTTAACATGGTGACAGGAGGTTTGCCACCAGTCCCATATACAGTAATAGCCTTTGGAATCATCCCTTGCGTAAATGTTGCGTTCCTTATTCAATCAATATAGTATGTGATttgtaccatacacacacaaagtcttTAACAGTAGTCAGAACAATCATGAATAGACCCAATTCAGTTTCACATGAAATAGAAATCACTGGGAGCAGACAATGCTGAAAGCACTGCTCTCGTGTGTGTCTATCACTGTTGTGATTATCTTCGGCCTCGTGCCTATGGTCAAAATACAGCCTTGATAACAGCACTACCTATTGTGTGATATTGCTTCAATAATACATATTTGTAGTCTAATTGAGTACGGTTCATCTCTTCTGGACACATTAGTCATGTACTGCACAAGTCTGGTAAACAGTTTTACTGTGTATCTTATGGTTATATGTGGGTATTTATATCTGAGTGAAACTTTTGCTCTTTTTATGCTTTCATAATTAGCATTGAGGTGCATGAACGACTCTCCAAAATTGACAAGATGAGGAAGAAGTATGAGATCCTCACAATATCCATGGCAGCCccagaaggagaggaggagaaatccCCAGCTTATTACGTCATCAAAGTGAGCCTTGTTGAAATGTTACGTGTTCGAAACTGCTTACTTGGCATACTACCGTACTATATCTAAATGAAAATCAGCCAgaaatttagtatgagtagtatgcttgTATGCGGTTTCGATAGTTTTGGTTTCCACAGTGAGATAACCCCAAAACATCCTGCAATCTCACTGGTTCCTACTAAATTTAAACAGCATTGATTTATTTCCTGATGCACCACCACATAATTTAGTTTAAATCACTGCCTCCAGTTGGAGGCCCATCAAGGCTGACCACTGGGTTGTTAGcaaagcacattcacataaatgtGTGGTTTTATCACACATTCAGATGTAATACCATGACAAGTGAATCTAATTCTCTATTTCATGCCAGTCCAAAAATGACCAAATGCACTGTACAGGAGGAAAATGTAcccaaatgtacattttggcaTATTTAAACCTAAACATTTGGCTATGTATTACCAGGCTGCGCAGGAGAAGGAAGAGCTACAGCGTAAAGGGGATGACTTGGATGATAAAATCCGACGGACAGAGAAAGAAATCCAGGCTCTGGAAAACACCCTTCACGTGGTTAGGAGTCAAAACACTGTGTACCGCAAGGCCTTCAGCAAGGTCACAGAGTCGAGTACGTTGCAATTCAGACGCTTCTTGTGTTTGTGAACTAAAGCTGTTGCCATTTTGCATCTGAAATAGGATATCCACAGCTTTCATTGAACAATGCCTCCCACATCATAAGAGTTTTTTGTGTGGTTGTGCTTGAAGGCAGCAAAATTCCCCATTGTGTTGCTTCCGCATTCAATGTTCATCAGAGTTCAGGATCACAATTGTACTCTctagatttaaaaatatatcctGAAAGTACAATGATGTTTTCTTTGGGCACTAATAAGTACTTTTTACAGGTACATGCAAAAAAGGTATAAATTAATTATGGATTGCTGGATTTTACTTTGTATTGGATTATTTGGATTGTatgtgttttcctttttcatacttttttgtgtgtgggaaTGCTTCAACCTTGTCTCTTCTGCAGGTGAGGAATATCAAGAAAAGATGAAACTCGAGGACCAAAAGAGGGCTGTAGATGAACTGTACCTCTATAAGAGGAGGCACATCAGAGAACTTCAGGAAGATATTCAGGTATACCTGATTCAACCGTCCATTTCATCAatgacttttaaaaatataataaaaatgcattattctaaatacataaatgcatttacacaggaactcacatgctcacatgccAACAAACCTGGTCAAATTAAGAGCAGTGGTGTAGTGTGCTACCATTGTGGAGTGGTACCATTTTAGTCAACTTTACAAATAGATTTTGATGCGTATTTCAACTTCAGTGCGCAACAATATTCTAAACAGCATCAGATTAACTCCACTTAATGAGAGAAATAGACATACGGACAGACTAATTAGGTGTATAGGCATCCTGTTGTATTTCttctagactttattatatgcagcaaCTGACCAGTTAGTCAATTTGGCAGAGTTTGTGGTCTGCAAATCATTTGTAGACAGTAACCAACTTTTTGTGTATATCACTACTGTGATCAAATGAGGAAACCTGGTTTACTTTACACTTCCAGGGAATGAACAGTACCCTTGAAGACCTGCAGCAGGAGGAAGCAGTGTACCTCAGGAAAACAGATGAAGCTGAGTCACAGATCTTATCTCTGAACAAGGAACTGGGCTCACAGAAAGAGAAGCTGGACAGGGTTACCAAACAGGTCTGAAAAACCAGAAGCAAAAAGGCTTGTCAAGCAGGTTTAGAAAAACACTGACCTTTCTTTTCCCTACTGACTTGCATTGTATGGAGATTGTGGGTGAGGTTTAGGAATGACACAAATTCAAGCACCGTAAATCTGGTAGATAGACACTCAAGAGTGTTAGATGTAACTAcctttttgattaaaaaaaacattattgaaGTAGAATAGAGACTCTCAAACTCACCAGCAGCTTTAGTATCCAGCTGGTAGTTAGTAGCTAGTGGCTACAAATctgcatttaaatgcaaaattattgggacagtgacacaattcttactattttggctttgtactccagtcgaatgaattgaaataaaaaaaaaagaaaaacatgaatatcatgttaaagtgcagacagtgTCAGCTTTAATCTGGGGGTATTTGCATTTctatcaggtgatccatgtcGGAATTactttatacatagtcccccattttaggacAATTGGCTACtcagctggccaaccagctgtgtgtctttgcatCATTAGGGCATGTATAAGGAAGCTAATAAAATGTCTAcagttgattctaggtgtggaaTTTGGCAAGCtccatattcattttatttcttgttgtttttttaagtccaatgtgctggagcgcagaggcaaaataacagaaattgtaccactgtccaagtacttaTGAACTGCACTCTAACAGTGAAAAATACCCAATCCTTAGCACAACATAAcaagataaattaaattaactgcTGGGAAACTATTGGAACTATGGTTGATTCATTACTCTGcaatatttctgtaatttgtGCTGTTGTGACCTCTTCTTCCATTACAGTGCTCAAAGCTGACCAGGGAGATCCGGTCTGCCAAACAGACCAAAGATAAGACGTGGGAAGAGTATGACATAGACCTCCGTGAGCTGAAGGAGTTCAACAAGACTGTCAACAAGGTGCTGCTGGAAGCTATGGAGGAGAGCTCTGACCTGAGGTCAGCGCTGCAGATCTACTTTCAGGAGGTACAGTTCCAGTGATGAAATTCCAGCAAAATACCACATTTTGATCCACAGGCTGATCAGATAAACTGCACAAAAATGTGGTTACTATTATGTTTATCAGGTAAtaaaaatttcaatttcaaaaccAAAGTTTCAAATAGTGTCATTGGAAATTGAGGAAATGCTACATGCTAATGACATTGAATGTATACTATACCTTGGTCtgatttatgtgtttatgcCTCTTTGcttgtgggtgagtgagtggagtgagtgagtgagtgagtgagtgagtgagtgagtgagtgagtgagtgagtgagtgagagtgagtgagtgtgtgagtgtgtgagtgagtgtgtgagtgagtgagtgagtgagtgtgtgtgagtgagtgtgtgagtgagtgagtgagtgagtgtgtgagtgagagtgagtgtgtgagtgagtgagtgtgagtgagtgagtgagtgagtgtgagtgtgtgagtgtgtgtgtgtgtgtgtgtgtgagtgagtgagtgagtgtgtgagtgagtgagtgtgtgagtgagtgagtatgtgagtgagtgtgtgagtgagagtgagtggagTGGGTGGAGTGGGTGGAGTGGgtggaatttgtttgtttgcttgttttaaaaagtattttttgtagGCCAATCTGCCCCTGCCTACATCAGCCAGCAGACGCAGCTCAAAGACTGTTTCGGCTCGCAGCTCTGTCCGGTAAGGACAACAGTCTGAAATCCAGCCTGAACTCTCACTAGCATATTGAGACATATTTCCTATCCTTTTTGTCCTTATACATATGTTTTAATCAGTTCATATACTTACCAACAAACTTGTGATTTGTGTTAGTACAAACTTTTCCTATGGTGATATGGTGGCTAAATTTGGCCCCCTGTGACCCCCGTCTGTGCCCACTTCTATACCTCTGGCTTGTGTTTGTATCAGGTCAGCCAACTCGTCGTCTAGCAGTAGCCCGAGAGCCAGCCTACCCATGCAAACAGTTGTGTCCATACCAGACTGCAGGCAGAGCTCAAAGTCTGCTTCAGCTCGCAGCTCCATTTCTTCTGCCAGGTAAGCAGTAAAGACAAACTCCATACTATTTTTCCCAATTAACCTCTGCCATGACCACACCCCATAGGGAGATGTCAAAGGTTCCAAGAACCTGTGAAGCAATCTCATTGGACAATGTTAATTTGCAGTGAAGACAGTATTGTTTGGACAGTTCCGAATGACTAATATGATGAAGTTAAAGTATCTCTcggtaacagtgtcagagttaGCTGGACTATTGTGAATACATGTAGCCTATACTCAGTCATGGACACTTTGtataatatgtttttatttactgaatatgTATTCGCTAGCAAGATAGCTAGCTAGACTATTGTGACACACCTTTCCCCTAGATAGATTTGGGTATCTGTGTGACTTTGATGTCTCAGGATAGCAGCATTCTTTCTTTTGAATGTTCTATTGTCACCCGACGTAGACTGTGGTTGTTGTCCTTAGCAAcaagtataaacacacaccagtCGCCCAGCGACATCCATTGCACATTGTCAGTCGTCAGTTGTGGTCTTCACCGAATTGTGAATTGGCACTGAATTGTCCCTTAGTACCCAAGCAGTTTTCCTAATTCCATGCCTACTTTTATTTGCCTCAGGCAAGCAGGCAGGTGTAACCCTTGAACCCCAGTGGGTTAGAGCTGTGACCTGTTAGCGATGTCCGTCCTCTGATCAGGTTGTCCGGTTGTTCCTACAGCGGTGGCCCAGGAGCCTCCGGTCTGCAGTCTCCCCACGTGCCCACAGTGGACCTGGGGCTGCAGCTGGCCGTGACGAGCCCGCCCCTGGATGGCACCTCCCTGCGGGACTCAAGACGCGGAAGCtccacttccagcagcagcagccgcaGCCAGAGGTCTCAACGCAAAAGCCCATAGCCCTGGTGTTGAGTACGAAGCTGGCCTCAACTGgccaacctgctaccagctgcttcaaaacctagcttgagctgtttctttcagcagggtagaACTTCCCCTTCCCACCTAGTGTGGCTAAGATACTACTCATTTGTCAAACGATGTAAAACCTGGTGTTAAAATCAATTCGTTGATCTAATAAGGGGAGGGTCAGGAAGGAACGTGAACAAGGATGGAAGTTTAAATGGATGGAAAttttgcaggtttttgttttagcccagcactaagacaaCTGATTCTACTTAAATTCTGGATTGAAGACCATGACCAGTTcattaattttttcttttttgttaa includes these proteins:
- the LOC133129728 gene encoding coiled-coil domain-containing protein 39-like — translated: MSGAVLYEIGWNDGFAIPVANAENKALQEEIVKKQKENSILEAKISEHKDKIQALSDHLKNVRQELSHTQALCRAVEKETVSETHFKALAEREMGRLRQEISQLENELGALRERRNMQENNIFKATQKLEELKGQLKWDQKTLDIWLEESAQKDQDTMAILKYAQQDEARINMLTLRVEKLTLEANQKRKVLDNERTETMTAQIALDKTAESLRQAHEERQELIRQWGNTIEQMRKRDQELQQCALLLSQMKQEVRERQDRIKEKKTFLESQEENNKEYERKITAADRLAAKLRGELQELEASRTRLQDELETLRRNVDQTNMAVEARRAQLAGLKKEIQDKNNKVKHARLHNTALEEKLERVTESAVSMEEKSAELEQMLREEEQTEREIDSQLSENQKVLARRRQELQVLQSKEKTLLAEISGSRATLSNLNSRLDKMERSSLRQQEMIYNKEFQIQLLERKLSRMRGEANTEEEQALKKKEAELAAALEEEKKTAKMLALQLKKLQDEIYCAKKETEKTGAQKRDLTVKIEELNLFNDISDKELKKLRFKKEDTMVENNIVKLEVKHMRDLLYNKADGVLSLEKQQQRLQAAMREREVEINIHREMLQKQMKTADQERQKLSIEVHERLSKIDKMRKKYEILTISMAAPEGEEEKSPAYYVIKAAQEKEELQRKGDDLDDKIRRTEKEIQALENTLHVVRSQNTVYRKAFSKVTESSEEYQEKMKLEDQKRAVDELYLYKRRHIRELQEDIQGMNSTLEDLQQEEAVYLRKTDEAESQILSLNKELGSQKEKLDRVTKQCSKLTREIRSAKQTKDKTWEEYDIDLRELKEFNKTVNKVLLEAMEESSDLRSALQIYFQEVQASLPMQTVVSIPDCRQSSKSASARSSISSARLSGCSYSGGPGASGLQSPHVPTVDLGLQLAVTSPPLDGTSLRDSRRGSSTSSSSSRSQRSQRKSP